Proteins co-encoded in one Bacteroidota bacterium genomic window:
- a CDS encoding T9SS type A sorting domain-containing protein yields the protein MKKQVILLLAFICFSTSMLTAQIAGTIDPAFGNGGPIVFQPGNQHDNLQSLAIQADGKTVFCGTGRIVATTGFNFDMVTGRRNLDGSIDTSFGTNGYVTKDFGVGSDYAYSLAIGATGKIVVVGAKSTTLNDVDWVVACLDANGDYDTTFNHTGILVMALTTGNDFAYDVEIQPDNKIVIAGVSGIAGFSTTKGTLVRLNPNGSLDSTFGVNGVLVSQPAVATYSQTFKSLVVLPNGSMVAGGWSKQSSSDRLFLAGFDSFGNVDSSFGTNGIVTNSGVEKVYSMAHANGFIYAAGVSVTEGTISCYSTSGLISAGFGSSGTARYTQNGLNAFYGVLVQPDGKIVVAGTTGSAAFTRDLLTVRYLSNGTIDNAFGVSGSWVLSLSGGFEDLNAVAMQADGKIMVGGFGSFTDNDMILARLLNDSAAIISGMGKIANQKQTWSIYPNPLQGQVIYLASNEKTTTITTITIYTSTGVEVVKLDKTSITTTNQAIKVNLPRAMSNGVYYLKISSKSTVETLPLIITN from the coding sequence ATGAAAAAACAAGTTATTTTACTGCTTGCATTTATTTGCTTTTCAACAAGTATGCTCACCGCACAAATTGCCGGAACCATTGATCCTGCTTTTGGAAACGGCGGTCCGATTGTTTTTCAACCGGGAAATCAACACGATAATTTACAAAGCTTAGCTATTCAAGCAGATGGCAAAACAGTGTTTTGTGGAACTGGAAGAATTGTAGCAACTACAGGGTTTAATTTTGATATGGTAACTGGAAGAAGAAATTTGGACGGTAGCATTGATACGAGTTTTGGAACAAATGGGTATGTTACAAAAGACTTTGGAGTAGGTTCTGATTATGCCTACAGTTTAGCAATTGGAGCTACCGGTAAAATAGTAGTTGTTGGAGCTAAAAGCACCACTTTAAACGATGTTGATTGGGTGGTGGCCTGCTTAGATGCAAATGGCGACTATGATACTACATTTAATCATACCGGAATACTTGTTATGGCATTAACAACTGGAAATGACTTTGCTTACGATGTAGAAATACAACCCGACAACAAAATAGTTATTGCCGGAGTATCAGGGATTGCCGGATTTTCTACAACTAAAGGAACCTTAGTTAGATTAAATCCAAACGGCAGCCTTGATTCAACCTTTGGTGTGAATGGGGTTTTGGTTTCCCAACCAGCCGTTGCTACATATAGTCAAACTTTCAAATCGTTGGTAGTATTGCCAAATGGGAGCATGGTTGCAGGAGGTTGGTCAAAGCAAAGCAGCAGCGACAGATTATTTTTAGCAGGTTTTGATTCATTCGGAAATGTTGATTCAAGCTTTGGAACAAATGGCATTGTTACTAATAGTGGAGTTGAAAAAGTATACAGCATGGCACATGCAAATGGATTTATTTATGCAGCCGGAGTTTCTGTTACCGAAGGTACAATATCATGTTACTCTACATCCGGACTTATTAGTGCTGGCTTTGGATCAAGCGGTACAGCTCGTTATACACAAAATGGATTAAATGCATTTTATGGTGTACTGGTACAACCCGATGGTAAAATTGTAGTTGCAGGTACAACAGGCTCTGCTGCATTTACCAGAGACCTATTAACGGTGCGTTATTTAAGCAATGGTACTATTGATAATGCATTTGGAGTGAGCGGTAGTTGGGTGTTAAGCTTATCGGGCGGTTTTGAAGATTTAAATGCGGTTGCCATGCAAGCCGATGGAAAAATCATGGTTGGAGGATTTGGATCTTTCACCGACAACGATATGATACTTGCGCGATTGCTGAACGATTCGGCAGCTATAATTTCAGGCATGGGTAAAATTGCGAATCAAAAGCAAACCTGGTCCATTTACCCCAACCCACTGCAAGGGCAAGTAATTTACCTTGCTTCAAACGAGAAAACAACAACAATTACCACAATTACAATTTATACAAGTACCGGAGTTGAAGTAGTTAAGCTTGACAAAACATCGATTACAACTACAAATCAAGCTATAAAAGTAAACCTGCCACGAGCTATGTCCAATGGTGTGTATTACCTAAAAATTAGCAGCAAGTCTACTGTCGAAACATTACCGTTGATTATAACGAATTAA
- a CDS encoding T9SS type A sorting domain-containing protein codes for MKKTQVLFLFLFCALLSNAQNSLHFDGTNDYVQCTQPGPTGTASRTVEAWVKISSLSTNQRVIVDWGDMAIGQRFTLNIINGLPRIEVGGSGFSATNAISTNVWHHIAATFDNNVTNKLKLFVDGQQAAAGDPSVATLTSSVNGIIIGRRNDANNYFSGQIDEVRVWNIAKSQTQIAADMNLRMCPPTTGLVAYFKFDQGTASGTNAGLTSLTNAANAANNGTLTNFSLSGASSNWVLGNATIVFNPTATQAGTSISASIPSANYQWINCANNSTVAGATSQTFTPINTGSYAVIVSKNGCSDTSNCVTMSVSVNELAQSNKVSMYPNPTSSYLQLEFTDISFSQQSTIDIINLQGKLVYSTLNNNQPKLSIDMKAFPAGFYIIEVKNAQQSYRKQLIKN; via the coding sequence ATGAAAAAAACACAGGTACTTTTCCTATTTCTTTTTTGTGCACTATTGTCGAATGCACAAAACTCGTTGCATTTTGATGGTACCAATGACTATGTTCAATGCACGCAGCCGGGACCAACTGGTACAGCATCACGAACAGTAGAAGCCTGGGTAAAAATTTCTTCCCTTAGTACTAACCAAAGGGTAATTGTCGATTGGGGCGATATGGCAATTGGGCAACGATTTACCTTAAACATCATTAATGGTTTACCAAGAATAGAGGTTGGAGGAAGTGGATTTAGTGCTACCAATGCCATTAGCACTAATGTATGGCATCATATTGCTGCAACATTTGATAACAACGTAACAAATAAACTTAAATTGTTTGTTGATGGTCAACAAGCAGCCGCCGGAGATCCTTCTGTAGCGACGCTTACTAGTTCAGTAAACGGAATTATTATTGGACGAAGAAACGATGCAAATAATTACTTTTCGGGACAAATTGACGAGGTAAGAGTTTGGAACATTGCGAAAAGTCAGACACAAATTGCAGCCGATATGAATCTGCGCATGTGTCCACCAACAACAGGACTTGTGGCATATTTTAAATTCGACCAGGGTACAGCATCTGGGACTAATGCAGGTCTTACTTCACTTACTAACGCTGCGAACGCAGCGAATAACGGAACCCTTACTAATTTTTCCTTAAGTGGAGCTAGTTCCAATTGGGTGCTTGGCAACGCAACAATAGTATTTAATCCTACAGCTACTCAAGCAGGTACCTCCATTTCGGCATCCATTCCAAGTGCAAACTATCAATGGATAAATTGTGCAAACAACAGCACAGTAGCTGGAGCCACCTCGCAAACATTTACACCAATTAACACAGGCAGCTATGCAGTAATCGTTTCAAAAAATGGATGCAGTGATACCTCCAACTGTGTTACCATGAGTGTTTCCGTGAATGAATTAGCACAAAGCAATAAAGTAAGTATGTATCCTAATCCTACGTCTTCGTATTTGCAGCTTGAATTCACCGACATAAGTTTCTCTCAACAAAGCACTATAGACATTATCAATTTGCAAGGAAAATTGGTGTATAGTACCCTCAACAACAACCAACCAAAGCTTAGCATCGACATGAAAGCCTTTCCTGCAGGGTTTTATATAATTGAGGTAAAAAACGCTCAACAGAGCTATCGTAAACAACTTATTAAAAACTAA
- a CDS encoding helix-turn-helix transcriptional regulator, giving the protein MAQPGFNSWTSIFLLAAIQGVFVSLVLLIGKKQNQFANRMLALLLLLFSITLFEYVLYWTNYLSYLPHFMSLSDGFPFLFGAILFFYFRFVFEQCKIEKQDFLHLIPFLLFLVYMLPRYLSLAEVKLLWIQGKGAAPSLFHYPRWLADLPGLHWVKMLSMTAYLFAIYYRYYAISKLNPEVKVWFNWITLLFAGFILSYASYFVLINFSFFNSAWDYMISFSMLFMIYFIAWFGYLQPKVFQGFSLKEAIVTPEKYKNSPLNDSLGGELLTILDASMNDKKMFLDPEIRLEKLATNLGIKKHLLSQLINEKKGMSFFEYINSLRVEEAKLLLKQTSKKQLTVIEIAYMVGFNNKVSFNSTFKKITGQTPSEFRNGLVNTNTVTS; this is encoded by the coding sequence ATGGCTCAGCCCGGTTTTAATTCATGGACTTCAATTTTTTTGCTTGCTGCAATACAAGGTGTTTTTGTTTCCTTGGTATTGTTGATAGGAAAAAAACAAAACCAATTTGCCAATCGCATGCTTGCTTTGTTATTGTTGTTGTTTTCAATTACCCTTTTCGAATATGTTCTTTACTGGACAAATTACCTCAGCTACTTGCCTCATTTTATGTCGCTAAGCGATGGATTTCCGTTTTTGTTTGGAGCTATTCTGTTTTTTTATTTTCGATTCGTTTTTGAACAATGCAAGATTGAAAAACAAGACTTTTTACACCTCATACCCTTCTTGTTGTTTCTGGTTTATATGTTGCCAAGGTACTTATCGTTAGCAGAAGTAAAGCTACTCTGGATACAAGGCAAAGGTGCCGCCCCTTCCTTGTTTCATTATCCTCGTTGGTTGGCCGATTTACCGGGCTTACACTGGGTAAAAATGCTATCCATGACAGCTTACTTATTTGCGATTTATTATCGGTATTACGCTATCAGCAAACTAAATCCTGAAGTTAAAGTGTGGTTTAACTGGATAACATTGCTTTTTGCAGGTTTTATTTTGAGTTATGCCTCCTATTTTGTGTTGATTAATTTTTCGTTTTTTAATAGCGCATGGGATTATATGATTTCGTTTAGCATGTTATTTATGATTTATTTTATTGCATGGTTTGGCTACTTGCAGCCCAAAGTTTTTCAAGGTTTTTCGCTAAAAGAGGCCATTGTTACGCCTGAGAAATACAAAAATTCACCCCTAAACGATTCACTGGGAGGTGAATTATTGACCATTTTGGATGCGTCGATGAATGATAAAAAAATGTTTCTCGATCCTGAAATTCGACTTGAAAAACTTGCAACTAATTTGGGTATTAAAAAACATCTTTTATCGCAATTAATAAATGAGAAAAAAGGAATGAGCTTTTTTGAATACATCAACAGCTTAAGAGTTGAAGAAGCTAAGCTGTTGCTAAAACAAACTAGTAAAAAGCAATTAACCGTTATTGAAATAGCTTACATGGTAGGCTTTAATAATAAGGTTTCGTTTAACTCGACCTTCAAAAAAATTACCGGACAAACACCCAGTGAATTTCGGAATGGGTTGGTAAATACTAACACAGTAACTAGCTAA
- a CDS encoding VCBS repeat-containing protein, with the protein MKKSILLLAMLCSVAINLPAQIFTRVTTGSNPIVSDPVQTFYNGASWIDFDNDGLLDLFVSRAALYHNNGNGTFVKATSSGIGLTTGIGNTWADVDNDGDIDCLQSGGNAGGTKLYLNNGNATFSQNTLGPFANATSLRGWGSAFGDFNNDGLVDLFIASPFGFAGITDSCKFLVNTGNGTFLRLDTTVITDTVDAFTVPSWSDFDNDGDLDLFVGAGRVNGSLSNDYLFTNTQNSGGGTALFYRNTTSPLGTDMHDGQIWNWIDFDNDGDLDAYLTNYKGTSVSGYPNEMYRNDGAGFVKLTSSDVGPIVTDAGISLSSNWGDFDNDGDLDCIVTNESQQKNCYYQSNVRQGSTVFTKISTEPFTLNNGDHWSACNGDYDNDGDLDLFISASSDKGLFLNTTTQHDFINIKLVGSSSNKSAIGAKVRIKANGFWQMREISSQNTFNGMNMLNAHFGFGPTGIVALTCDSIIIQWPSGTIDICTNIATNIFYVATEGQCLSANGVVKNEVPSTIKIYPNPVGNSLTIQPMIQAQKITGWKIVDKSGKIVQSKNQTLQGEFSIDVSKLSSGSYFIQLYTGAQDTLVPFIKQ; encoded by the coding sequence ATGAAAAAATCAATTTTACTTTTAGCGATGTTGTGTAGTGTTGCAATAAATTTACCTGCACAAATTTTTACTCGAGTTACTACCGGCTCAAACCCAATAGTTAGCGATCCTGTTCAAACCTTTTACAATGGTGCAAGCTGGATTGACTTTGACAATGATGGATTGCTTGATTTATTTGTAAGCCGAGCTGCTTTGTATCACAACAACGGCAATGGCACTTTTGTAAAAGCAACTTCGAGTGGGATTGGTTTAACTACAGGTATTGGAAATACTTGGGCAGATGTAGATAATGATGGGGATATAGATTGCTTACAATCGGGTGGAAATGCCGGTGGCACAAAATTGTATTTAAACAATGGTAATGCAACGTTTAGCCAAAACACCCTGGGCCCTTTTGCCAATGCCACTAGTTTAAGGGGCTGGGGATCGGCATTCGGAGATTTTAACAATGACGGTTTGGTTGATTTGTTTATCGCTTCTCCCTTTGGTTTTGCGGGAATAACAGATTCGTGTAAGTTTTTGGTGAATACCGGAAACGGTACTTTTTTACGTCTGGATACTACCGTAATTACTGATACAGTTGATGCATTTACTGTTCCAAGTTGGAGCGATTTTGACAACGATGGAGACCTTGATTTATTTGTGGGTGCCGGAAGAGTAAATGGTTCGCTATCGAACGATTATTTGTTTACCAATACACAAAATTCGGGTGGTGGGACAGCCTTGTTTTACAGAAATACAACAAGTCCGTTAGGAACCGATATGCACGATGGGCAAATTTGGAATTGGATTGACTTTGACAACGATGGTGATTTAGATGCTTACCTTACCAACTACAAAGGAACTTCGGTAAGTGGATATCCTAATGAAATGTATAGAAATGATGGGGCAGGCTTTGTAAAATTAACCTCGTCCGATGTGGGTCCTATTGTTACCGATGCGGGTATATCGCTTTCGAGTAATTGGGGCGATTTTGACAATGATGGTGACTTAGATTGCATTGTAACAAATGAAAGTCAGCAAAAAAATTGCTATTACCAAAGCAATGTTCGTCAGGGAAGTACCGTGTTTACTAAGATTTCCACAGAGCCTTTTACATTAAATAATGGAGATCATTGGTCGGCTTGCAACGGTGATTATGACAACGATGGTGATTTAGATCTTTTTATTTCGGCCAGTAGCGACAAGGGTTTGTTTTTAAACACAACTACTCAACACGATTTTATAAATATCAAACTTGTAGGGAGTAGTTCAAACAAATCGGCCATAGGCGCTAAAGTACGGATCAAGGCAAATGGCTTTTGGCAAATGCGCGAAATTTCATCTCAAAATACATTTAACGGAATGAATATGTTGAATGCACATTTTGGTTTTGGACCCACTGGCATAGTTGCCTTAACCTGCGACTCTATAATTATACAATGGCCCTCAGGTACTATTGATATCTGCACTAATATCGCAACCAATATATTTTATGTTGCCACTGAAGGTCAGTGCTTATCGGCAAATGGCGTTGTAAAAAATGAAGTGCCAAGTACGATCAAAATTTATCCCAATCCAGTTGGAAACAGTTTAACTATTCAACCCATGATACAAGCACAAAAAATTACGGGATGGAAAATTGTAGATAAATCCGGTAAAATCGTACAAAGCAAAAACCAAACCTTGCAAGGAGAATTTAGCATTGATGTATCGAAGCTTTCTTCGGGCAGTTATTTTATTCAACTATATACCGGTGCGCAAGATACATTGGTTCCTTTCATAAAACAGTAG
- a CDS encoding response regulator transcription factor, protein MTINALIIDDEVSSRNVLKQLLLKFCPEISICGESDNADKAYFLIQEKKPQLVFLDIHMPSGNGFTLLRKFDKIDFEVVFVTSFDHFAIEAIKFNALDYLLKPVEVNDLKTAVSKAEQRIREKQSSAPLIVNLLSNLTDENKEKKIPLHTANTVRFVELNEILFFEADGNYTHIETQSGEKFISSKNLKEFESMLEGIKQFIRVNKSAIVNSTRIVSYSKTEPYLLSISNNKEFEISRRKRIEVLDRLREIKG, encoded by the coding sequence ATGACTATTAATGCACTTATCATTGACGATGAAGTTTCGAGCAGAAATGTATTGAAGCAATTGTTGCTAAAATTTTGTCCCGAGATTAGCATCTGCGGAGAATCTGACAATGCTGATAAAGCTTATTTTTTAATTCAAGAAAAAAAACCCCAGCTTGTTTTTTTGGATATACACATGCCATCGGGAAACGGATTTACCTTGCTTCGTAAGTTTGATAAAATTGATTTTGAAGTAGTGTTTGTTACCAGCTTTGACCATTTTGCCATTGAGGCAATTAAATTTAATGCATTGGATTATTTGTTGAAACCGGTTGAGGTTAACGATTTAAAAACGGCTGTTTCCAAAGCAGAACAACGCATTCGAGAAAAGCAATCATCGGCCCCACTAATTGTTAATCTGCTGTCAAATTTAACCGATGAAAACAAGGAGAAAAAAATCCCTTTACATACTGCAAATACTGTAAGGTTTGTGGAACTTAACGAAATACTATTTTTTGAAGCCGATGGCAATTACACACACATTGAAACACAGAGCGGCGAGAAGTTTATCTCATCCAAAAACTTAAAAGAATTTGAATCTATGTTGGAAGGAATAAAACAGTTTATTCGTGTCAACAAAAGTGCCATAGTAAACAGTACTCGAATAGTTTCGTATAGCAAAACCGAACCTTATTTGTTAAGCATATCTAACAACAAGGAATTCGAAATTTCGAGACGCAAAAGAATAGAAGTCTTAGATCGACTAAGAGAAATAAAAGGATAA
- a CDS encoding histidine kinase — MKKAIAVVGIFFQLVFAHAMQIGEPNFRNLGINEGLPSSEVYRIIQDKQGFIWFSTDAGVCRFNGRTIKCYTTADGLPDNTVFDLLEDNQGRIWMNCFNGTICYFEKGKFIIPKGALLLRNKLKERSTIVTSIQFDKEQTLWIGTSNFPCALKKSDNYSSISDIGAINDTANALIFELNNGKTIESVNFSIPQKVKNLESDNRFYFQIKPYNRPAILSFVSIPTPYNPKLFSLHTKDNRLLFSYKSKLFEYRNGSIIEHSFPKTIISIQEDQEGNTWVGLARGGVYFFENGILTGKPQVFLKDFSVSHMLFDNENGIWASTFEKGIFYAPFLNYFIFSSQAELSSSIAGITSFGNHIYVATSSNFIYAIDKANQVKELPYYKEANLQTKINFYPTQGQLMVSGSLLASFDTLTQKFTYLKGSQNQFYFAGAVGQGSNGRIAFVAQGMFYEIEKDKANFKISLPERATTLFLSADSQQYVGTLNGLFVRKGNKFELVENSVLAHERINHITGDNKRVYVCTKNKGIFILESGNWSALNKLTGLASDICNYALVDNYDTVWIATNKGISFFNSNNPTKIKTLTISNGLPTNEISSLARSENQLFVATRDGLCRIDLSKKYFNTTAPEIYISKVVDNTKNLQIENNSLLEYKQNTLRFFVECPSYKKHFSPGYMYTLKGFSDSVYYSENEILEFQNLEPGDYTLEVRGINNNEVYSKSAALFKFKIKRPYWSSVWFVLLMIALLAAVVYLFVIWRISRIRKQEELKSELNAMLNESRMAALQAQMNPHFIFNAINSIQSFILNNETQFAYDYLAKFAKLVRLVLNNSKQSLLALKTEIETLELYVQMEKIRFKNSFNFEVKFKDEEEDYSEVKIPVMLIQPFIENSIWHGIMPIKEKVNGKIELRFSLNDTSLEVEIEDNGIGYNQAQALRTDKNHKSLGIQLVQERLALLDSKYKSQARIEILDLKEISENKSGTLVKITIPLVF; from the coding sequence ATGAAAAAAGCAATTGCGGTAGTAGGTATTTTTTTTCAACTTGTTTTTGCACATGCAATGCAAATAGGCGAACCAAACTTTCGCAACCTAGGTATTAACGAGGGCTTACCTAGTAGCGAGGTGTACCGCATTATTCAAGACAAGCAAGGGTTTATTTGGTTTAGTACCGACGCCGGAGTTTGTAGATTTAATGGGCGCACAATTAAGTGCTATACAACAGCCGACGGACTTCCTGATAATACAGTTTTTGACCTGCTCGAAGATAATCAAGGAAGAATTTGGATGAATTGTTTTAACGGAACAATTTGTTATTTCGAAAAGGGAAAGTTTATCATCCCGAAAGGAGCCTTGCTTCTGCGAAATAAATTAAAAGAAAGAAGCACTATTGTAACTTCTATTCAGTTTGATAAAGAACAAACCTTATGGATTGGTACTTCTAATTTCCCTTGTGCATTAAAGAAAAGCGATAATTATTCGTCCATTAGTGATATTGGTGCAATTAATGACACAGCCAACGCGCTTATTTTTGAATTAAACAATGGTAAAACTATTGAATCTGTCAATTTTTCCATTCCTCAAAAAGTAAAGAATCTTGAGAGCGACAATCGTTTTTATTTTCAAATAAAGCCATATAATCGTCCTGCAATACTCAGCTTTGTTTCTATTCCCACCCCCTATAATCCTAAACTTTTCTCACTTCATACAAAGGATAACCGGCTTCTATTTTCCTATAAGAGCAAGTTGTTTGAATATAGAAATGGTTCCATAATAGAACATAGTTTTCCTAAAACAATCATTTCCATTCAAGAAGATCAGGAAGGAAACACATGGGTAGGACTGGCAAGAGGCGGTGTGTATTTTTTTGAGAATGGAATTTTAACAGGAAAACCACAAGTTTTTTTAAAAGATTTTTCAGTTAGCCATATGCTTTTTGATAACGAAAATGGAATATGGGCCAGCACTTTTGAGAAAGGAATTTTTTATGCCCCCTTTTTGAATTATTTTATTTTTTCAAGTCAGGCCGAACTTTCCTCTAGTATTGCAGGTATTACCTCCTTTGGCAATCACATTTATGTAGCAACTTCCAGCAATTTTATTTATGCAATTGATAAAGCAAATCAAGTAAAGGAACTGCCTTATTACAAAGAAGCCAACCTGCAAACTAAAATCAATTTTTACCCCACACAAGGTCAATTAATGGTTAGTGGTTCTTTGTTGGCATCCTTTGACACCCTTACACAAAAATTTACCTACTTAAAAGGGAGTCAAAATCAATTTTATTTTGCAGGTGCGGTAGGTCAAGGAAGCAATGGACGTATAGCTTTCGTTGCTCAAGGTATGTTTTATGAAATTGAAAAGGATAAAGCGAATTTCAAAATCTCTTTACCCGAGCGAGCCACTACTTTATTCCTGTCTGCCGATTCACAACAATATGTAGGAACACTTAATGGGCTTTTTGTGCGAAAGGGAAACAAGTTCGAACTAGTCGAAAATTCGGTACTTGCCCATGAACGAATAAACCATATAACCGGCGACAATAAACGCGTGTACGTGTGCACAAAAAACAAAGGGATTTTTATTTTAGAAAGCGGAAACTGGAGCGCATTAAACAAACTAACCGGATTAGCTTCTGATATATGCAACTATGCGCTTGTCGACAACTACGATACTGTGTGGATTGCTACCAATAAAGGGATTTCCTTTTTTAATAGCAACAATCCAACAAAAATAAAAACGCTTACAATTAGCAATGGCTTGCCAACCAACGAAATTTCATCTTTGGCCAGAAGTGAAAATCAACTTTTTGTAGCCACACGAGATGGCCTTTGCCGTATTGATTTAAGCAAAAAATATTTCAACACAACTGCTCCAGAAATATATATTAGCAAGGTAGTTGACAATACAAAAAATCTGCAAATTGAAAATAATTCTTTACTGGAATACAAGCAAAACACCTTGCGTTTTTTTGTAGAATGCCCAAGTTATAAAAAGCATTTTTCCCCAGGTTACATGTACACTTTAAAGGGCTTTTCAGACAGTGTCTATTATTCAGAAAATGAAATTCTTGAATTTCAAAATTTAGAGCCGGGCGATTATACACTTGAGGTAAGAGGTATTAATAACAATGAAGTATACTCAAAAAGCGCAGCACTATTTAAGTTTAAAATTAAACGCCCATATTGGAGCAGCGTATGGTTTGTTTTGTTGATGATTGCCTTGCTGGCGGCGGTAGTTTATTTATTTGTTATTTGGCGAATTTCGAGAATACGCAAACAGGAAGAGTTAAAATCGGAGCTAAATGCAATGTTAAACGAATCGAGAATGGCTGCATTGCAAGCGCAAATGAACCCACATTTTATTTTTAATGCAATTAATTCTATCCAAAGCTTTATTCTCAATAACGAAACACAATTTGCCTACGATTATCTTGCAAAATTTGCCAAGTTGGTGCGCTTGGTTTTAAATAATTCTAAGCAAAGCTTACTAGCTCTGAAAACCGAAATTGAAACACTTGAATTGTATGTTCAAATGGAAAAAATCAGGTTTAAAAACAGCTTCAACTTTGAAGTAAAATTTAAGGATGAAGAAGAAGATTATTCCGAAGTAAAGATTCCGGTAATGCTAATTCAACCATTTATAGAAAATTCGATTTGGCATGGCATTATGCCCATTAAGGAAAAGGTAAATGGGAAAATTGAACTGCGATTTTCATTGAATGACACTTCTTTGGAGGTTGAAATTGAAGACAATGGAATTGGATACAATCAGGCGCAAGCTTTGCGTACAGATAAAAACCACAAGTCGCTGGGTATTCAATTGGTTCAAGAAAGGCTTGCGTTGCTCGATTCCAAATACAAAAGCCAAGCCCGTATTGAAATCCTTGATTTAAAAGAAATTTCCGAAAATAAATCCGGAACCTTAGTTAAAATTACCATACCACTTGTATTCTAA